In Drosophila innubila isolate TH190305 chromosome 2R unlocalized genomic scaffold, UK_Dinn_1.0 1_C_2R, whole genome shotgun sequence, the following are encoded in one genomic region:
- the LOC117784360 gene encoding DNA-directed RNA polymerases I, II, and III subunit RPABC4, giving the protein MSETSSKENVKTAMTYICGECHHENEMRPRDPIRCRECGYRIMYKKRTKRLVVFDAR; this is encoded by the exons CAAGGAGAATGTAAAGACCGCTATGACATACATTTGCGGCG AATGTCATCACGAGAATGAGATGCGTCCCAGGGACCCAATACGTTGTCGTGAGTGTGGCTACCGCATCATGTATAAGAAACGCACCAAGCGTC TTGTCGTTTTTGATGCACGTTAA